CGAATCGCTTGTGGTGCATGGTGCGGTCACGCTGGCCAACGGGACGTTCAGGGCCGAGTACGCGCGTCGCTTCAGCGAGTACAGGCAGGCAGACGTGCAGATGCGCTTCCGCGTGAAGGACGAGCCCGACAAGTGATCGCGCGAGTCCTCCGTGCGGCGACGTTGTGCGCCGCGTGCGTCATCGCGGCGGCAGGCACGGCGGTCGCCGCGCAGGCGTCGATCACGATCGACGAGGTGCGCATCCACGGCAACCACACGACGCCAGATGCCGACGTGCTGCGCATCGCGGAGATTGTCGTCGGGTCGCCGCTCGAAGCAGACACAGTGGAGGCGGTGCGCGCGCGGCTCGACGCGAGCGGACGGTTCTCGCGCGTCGAGATCCGCCAGCGTCAGCGCTCCATCGACGATCCCACCCGCATTGCCCTCATCATCATCGTCTCGGAACACGTTGGTATCCGCTTACTTGATGGTGTCGACGTGCCTCGCGTGCCTGGCCAGGCCGGGCGTGTCTGGGCCCAGACGATGTTCCTCCCCATTCTCGACGTGCAGGATGGTTATGGCCTGACGTACGGGTTGCGGACCTCCGTGGTGGGCGGGCGCGACAGCACCACGCGGCTGTCGGTACCTGCGTCGTGGGGCGGCACGCGGCAACTCGCCGTCGAGGCCGAGCACACGTTCGCGCCACGCCTGCGCGAGACGCCTGACGCGCGGAGCATACATGCCGCGGACGACGGTGTCGCTGTGCCAGCGGTCCGGTGCCCGGCCAGCCGGATCACGCGCGGGATCACGCGCGTGGCGGGGAAGGTCGGCATCTGGCGACAGGAGCATCCGTTCTTCGAGCAGGGCCAGCTCCGTCGCCACGTGGATGGCGAAATCAGCTATCGTCCGGTGCCGGAACTGGGCGTCGGCGTCGAGGCGGGGTTGGCGGCGGTGTCGTTCGGGGACGTCGACGATCGCATGACGCGCGGCGGCGTGTTCGTCGAGATCGACACGCGCGCCGATCCGCTCTTCCCCCGCAACGCCGTTCACGCGCGCACGTCGTGGAGTCGCGTCTCGTTCGCGCACCCCGAGCAGTCGGGCGTGCCGAATGGAGGGCGGTCGCTGTGGCGTCACGACGTGCGCGGCTACGTCGGCCTGATCGGGCAGGTCGTGCTGGCGGGACGGGTGCAGCTCGAGACGTCCAGCGCCGCACTGCCGGCGTACGCGCAGCCGATCTTCGGCGGTGCCGACACACTGCGCGGCATCCGCGCCGGATATGCCGTCGGCGACAACCTGTGGTCGGCGACGCTGGAAGCGCGCGTTCCGCTGTCGTCGCCGCTGCGCAGTACGCGCATGGGCGTGCTGGCGTTCTACGACACGGGCGCCATCTGGAACGCCGGCCACGCCTGGCGCGACGCCACCCGCGTGGATGGTCTCGGCGGCGGCGTCTTCCTGGTCAACCCGGTCTTCCGGATCCAGTGCACCGTCGCCCGCGCTCGCGGCCTCTCCACACGCGTCCACCTGTCCACAGGCATCGCATTCTGACAACAACCGGGCACCGGGCGGCGGGCACCGGGCACCGGAGGGCGAATGTGGAAGCCCGGCCCGTGCGGTCGCCGCTCGCTGGACGCTTGCCTTTCCGGTGCCCGGTGCCCGGCCGCGTTAGGATCCGTCCCCATGACACCGGCTGAACTGCGGTCGATGGCGGAGCGCCCGGATGGGCTGACCGACGAACTCGTCGCGCTGTGGCAGGAGGCGCGCGGCGACTGGCGTGGGGCGCACGTGACCGTGCAGGACCTCCATTCGAACGACGCGGCGTGGGTACACGCCTACCTGCATCGCCGGGAAGGCGACGACGCGAACGCGCGGTACTGGTACGCGCGCGCCGGCAGGCCTCCCTCCCGACTCCCGCTCGACGATGAGTGGGCGGCCATGGTGTCGGTGTTGCTTGGCGACTGACGTGCGCGCGCGCCAGGTGATTCGCCTCGCCACGGGCCTGGCGACCGTTGCACTCGTCGTCCCGCTCGCGCTCGCACAGTCACAGGGCGGGCCGGGCAAGCCCGGCCCCTACGCCGCGAAGGAGGAGAGCGGCCGCGTGGTCCTCATCAGCCTCGATGGCATGGGCACACAGCTGTTCCTCGACGATCCGGTGGCCGAGGAACTGGTGGCGCTTCGCGCCGTGCGCGCGCGGGGGACGATGGCCGCGGGGCTCGTGCCGCACATGCCGAGCACGACGGCCAACACGCACGCCGCGCTCTGGACGGGCGCGTGGGGCGACGTCAACGGCATCACGTCCAACGACATGCCGATCGCGCTCCCGGCACCGCCGTCCGTCTCGCGTCGCGTGTCAGGCTATCGATCCGAAGGGCTCCGCGCCGAGCCGCTGTGGGTCGCGTCCGCGCGTCAGGGACTGAAGACAGTGGCGCAACAGGCCACGCAGGTGTTCCCCCTGACGCCCGCGTCCTCTGGCAGCGACCTGCCGTCGCCTCCCTTCATCCTGCACGGGTACCAGGCGCCCATCGTCGCCCCGGCGCGATGGCTCGACGCAGGTGACACCTCGCCGCGCGCGTGTACGCCGCTCGACGGTGCCGCAACCACGTGCCTGTCGTGGCGATCCGGCAGCGTCACCTTCGATGCCGCAGTCGTCGACGATGGCGGTGCGAAGGCGCTGCGCGTGCGCGTGGCCGGATCGCCGCGCGGCGTGATCGTGCGACAGGCGGCCACGGAGACCGCGCTCCCGCGCGGACGCGAACTGGCGCGCTACTTCAGCGACGGCTT
Above is a window of Acidobacteriota bacterium DNA encoding:
- a CDS encoding BamA/TamA family outer membrane protein, with protein sequence MIARVLRAATLCAACVIAAAGTAVAAQASITIDEVRIHGNHTTPDADVLRIAEIVVGSPLEADTVEAVRARLDASGRFSRVEIRQRQRSIDDPTRIALIIIVSEHVGIRLLDGVDVPRVPGQAGRVWAQTMFLPILDVQDGYGLTYGLRTSVVGGRDSTTRLSVPASWGGTRQLAVEAEHTFAPRLRETPDARSIHAADDGVAVPAVRCPASRITRGITRVAGKVGIWRQEHPFFEQGQLRRHVDGEISYRPVPELGVGVEAGLAAVSFGDVDDRMTRGGVFVEIDTRADPLFPRNAVHARTSWSRVSFAHPEQSGVPNGGRSLWRHDVRGYVGLIGQVVLAGRVQLETSSAALPAYAQPIFGGADTLRGIRAGYAVGDNLWSATLEARVPLSSPLRSTRMGVLAFYDTGAIWNAGHAWRDATRVDGLGGGVFLVNPVFRIQCTVARARGLSTRVHLSTGIAF